A genomic region of Panulirus ornatus isolate Po-2019 chromosome 24, ASM3632096v1, whole genome shotgun sequence contains the following coding sequences:
- the LOC139757029 gene encoding gamma-butyrobetaine dioxygenase-like isoform X2: protein MQATRHLMTRAGHCLRVRARLALTSHLTTTSLPAAQNMCIREVSMGQAVASQHLIRDSGNQDCLGKASVTMHSAAANSTSTMLQVCWAEGGMDLFPYVWLRDNCQCPSCFHPTTLSRKISMEDLNLDIIPTSIQMANGGEMVEIQWLDGHFSTYSANWLHERAFNKASQDRRDCFRRETFTVQNKINANNLAYTSSSLDMHSDQPFLTHVPDIQLLHCITQYHGEGGENVLADSYHAGHILVSQHPDKFHILTTTLVDFYDVGLEDGKEYFALDRKPVISVNHEGNIQQVNFNTMVRDSFFMTSADKVAGWYDALSTFYRILKDPQNHIEYKMNEGDIIVFDNTRVLHGRKGYEMAHGDRHLEGGYWEWDQVRSRRRSLQITAH from the exons ATGCAGGCAACACGACACCTGATGACCCGGGCTGGTCACTGCCTGCGGGTCAGGGCTAGGCTGGCCTTGACctctcacctcactaccactTCACTGCCTGCTGCTCAGAACAT GTGCATACGAGAAGTGTCCATGGGTCAAGCTGTTGCCAGCCAACATTTGATCAGAGATTCAGGGAACCAAGATTGCTTGGGGAAGGCCAGCGTTACCATGCATAGCGCCGCCGCCAACTCAACCTCCACCATGCTCCAG GTGTGCTGGGCTGAAGGTGGGATGGATTTATTCCCGTATGTATGGCTCCGGGACAATTGCCAGTGCCCTTCCTGCTTCCATCCAACGACACTATCACGAAAGATAAGTATGGAGGACCTGAACCTTGACATCATCCCTACTAGCATCCAG ATGGCTAATGGTGGTGAAATGGTTGAGATACAGTGGTTAGATGGTCACTTCAGTACCTACAGTGCTAACTGGCTCCATGAGAGGGCCTTCAACAAAGCCAGTCAGGATCGTCGTGACTGTTTTCGCAG agagACGTTTACTGTTCAGAACAAGATCAATGCCAACAATCTGGCGTATACCTCAAGTTCTCTTGATATGCATAGTGATCAACCTTTTCTAACCCATGTGCCTGAT ATCCAGCTGTTACACTGCATCACCCAGTACcacggagagggaggggaaaatgttCTGGCTGACTCTTACCATGCAGGCCACATACTCGTCTCGCAACACCCAGATAAGTTCCATATCCTCACCACTACGCTGGTGGATTTTTATGATGTAGGTCTCGAGGATGGAAAAGAATACTTTGCTCTGGATAGAAAACCAGTGATCAG TGTGAATCATGAGGGAAATATCCAGCAAGTAAACTTTAACACAATGGTGCGGGACTCCTTCTTCATGACCTCAGCAGATAAGGTTGCTGGCTGGTATGATGCACTTTCAACCTTTTACCGAATACTCAAGGATCCTCAGAACCACATCGAATACAAGATGAACGAAG GTGATATTATTGTTTTTGATAACACACGAGTGTTGCATGGACGCAAAGGATATGAAATGGCACATGGAGACCGTCATTTAGAAGGTGGATACTGGGAATGGGACCAGGTCCGCTCCCGGCGCCGTAGCCTTCAGATCACGGCTCACTGA
- the LOC139757029 gene encoding gamma-butyrobetaine dioxygenase-like isoform X1: MQATRHLMTRAGHCLRVRARLALTSHLTTTSLPAAQNMCIREVSMGQAVASQHLIRDSGNQDCLGKASVTMHSAAANSTSTMLQVCWAEGGMDLFPYVWLRDNCQCPSCFHPTTLSRKISMEDLNLDIIPTSIQMANGGEMVEIQWLDGHFSTYSANWLHERAFNKASQDRRDCFRRPPQSFWGSELLESLPRASFPELLEDNVALFTFLQQLEVTGLVVVSDTPCCSGQIHQLSKRVGYLMPTHYGETFTVQNKINANNLAYTSSSLDMHSDQPFLTHVPDIQLLHCITQYHGEGGENVLADSYHAGHILVSQHPDKFHILTTTLVDFYDVGLEDGKEYFALDRKPVISVNHEGNIQQVNFNTMVRDSFFMTSADKVAGWYDALSTFYRILKDPQNHIEYKMNEGDIIVFDNTRVLHGRKGYEMAHGDRHLEGGYWEWDQVRSRRRSLQITAH, translated from the exons ATGCAGGCAACACGACACCTGATGACCCGGGCTGGTCACTGCCTGCGGGTCAGGGCTAGGCTGGCCTTGACctctcacctcactaccactTCACTGCCTGCTGCTCAGAACAT GTGCATACGAGAAGTGTCCATGGGTCAAGCTGTTGCCAGCCAACATTTGATCAGAGATTCAGGGAACCAAGATTGCTTGGGGAAGGCCAGCGTTACCATGCATAGCGCCGCCGCCAACTCAACCTCCACCATGCTCCAG GTGTGCTGGGCTGAAGGTGGGATGGATTTATTCCCGTATGTATGGCTCCGGGACAATTGCCAGTGCCCTTCCTGCTTCCATCCAACGACACTATCACGAAAGATAAGTATGGAGGACCTGAACCTTGACATCATCCCTACTAGCATCCAG ATGGCTAATGGTGGTGAAATGGTTGAGATACAGTGGTTAGATGGTCACTTCAGTACCTACAGTGCTAACTGGCTCCATGAGAGGGCCTTCAACAAAGCCAGTCAGGATCGTCGTGACTGTTTTCGCAG ACCACCACAGTCTTTCTGGGGCTCAGAGCTGCTTGAGAGCTTACCTCGAGCATCATTTCCAGAGCTGCTGGAGGACAATGTGGCACTCTTCACCTTCCTCCAGCAGCTGGAAGTCACAGGTCTGGTGGTAGTTTCTGACACACCTTGTTGTTCGGGACAAATTCATCAGCTCTCCAAACGTGTTGGTTACTTGATGCCAACTCATTATGG agagACGTTTACTGTTCAGAACAAGATCAATGCCAACAATCTGGCGTATACCTCAAGTTCTCTTGATATGCATAGTGATCAACCTTTTCTAACCCATGTGCCTGAT ATCCAGCTGTTACACTGCATCACCCAGTACcacggagagggaggggaaaatgttCTGGCTGACTCTTACCATGCAGGCCACATACTCGTCTCGCAACACCCAGATAAGTTCCATATCCTCACCACTACGCTGGTGGATTTTTATGATGTAGGTCTCGAGGATGGAAAAGAATACTTTGCTCTGGATAGAAAACCAGTGATCAG TGTGAATCATGAGGGAAATATCCAGCAAGTAAACTTTAACACAATGGTGCGGGACTCCTTCTTCATGACCTCAGCAGATAAGGTTGCTGGCTGGTATGATGCACTTTCAACCTTTTACCGAATACTCAAGGATCCTCAGAACCACATCGAATACAAGATGAACGAAG GTGATATTATTGTTTTTGATAACACACGAGTGTTGCATGGACGCAAAGGATATGAAATGGCACATGGAGACCGTCATTTAGAAGGTGGATACTGGGAATGGGACCAGGTCCGCTCCCGGCGCCGTAGCCTTCAGATCACGGCTCACTGA